The proteins below come from a single Prolixibacter sp. NT017 genomic window:
- a CDS encoding cysteine-rich CWC family protein: MGNVCPRCGSTFECQDDEIQKCWCARERLPAALCETLRENYDACLCLSCISELQNDLRINVNQTTKKD, from the coding sequence ATGGGAAACGTATGTCCGCGCTGTGGGTCCACCTTCGAATGTCAAGACGACGAAATTCAGAAATGTTGGTGTGCCCGTGAAAGATTGCCCGCCGCGTTGTGCGAAACGCTCAGGGAAAACTACGATGCATGCTTATGCCTCTCGTGCATCAGTGAACTTCAAAATGACCTCAGAATCAACGTAAATCAAACGACAAAAAAGGATTAA
- a CDS encoding DUF4465 domain-containing protein yields MKKLNGLFIATIASALLFTACDKSEETITETKTIDFEDLQTPSSGYWNGSDASGEFTSGDMVFPNNYNADYSTWDSFAYSTLNDTQTAGYGNQYSVFDAANNGNTFAIFYPSYSGDAYFSFQNEKEYQLKSIELCNDTYSALSMKDGDAYSKKFGGDTGNDPDWFKVDIIGYDAAGDSIGSVEFYLADYRFSDNTQDYIVDQWTKVDLSSLGKVNKLAFRFGSSDVGNYGINTPSYVCLDNLRYDMVSKGE; encoded by the coding sequence ATGAAGAAATTAAACGGATTGTTCATCGCAACAATTGCTTCGGCTTTGCTTTTTACTGCCTGCGACAAATCGGAAGAAACCATTACTGAAACGAAAACCATCGATTTTGAAGACCTGCAGACACCTTCTTCAGGCTACTGGAACGGAAGCGACGCCTCGGGCGAATTTACTTCGGGCGATATGGTTTTCCCGAACAATTACAACGCCGATTATTCGACGTGGGACAGCTTTGCCTATTCCACATTGAATGATACGCAAACAGCCGGCTATGGCAATCAATACAGCGTGTTCGATGCAGCGAACAACGGTAACACATTTGCCATATTTTACCCTTCCTATTCAGGCGATGCGTATTTTTCATTTCAGAATGAGAAGGAATACCAACTGAAAAGCATTGAGTTGTGTAACGATACTTATTCGGCGCTTTCGATGAAAGACGGAGATGCTTACAGCAAGAAATTCGGCGGCGACACAGGAAACGATCCCGATTGGTTCAAAGTCGACATTATTGGTTACGATGCAGCAGGAGATTCGATTGGAAGCGTAGAATTTTATTTGGCCGATTACCGCTTTTCGGATAACACACAGGATTACATTGTCGACCAATGGACCAAAGTAGATTTAAGCAGTCTGGGAAAAGTGAACAAACTGGCCTTCCGTTTTGGCTCTTCCGACGTTGGCAACTATGGCATCAATACGCCATCTTACGTTTGTTTGGATAACCTTCGGTACGACATGGTATCGAAAGGAGAGTAG
- the ggt gene encoding gamma-glutamyltransferase has translation MMKKFASLVLLFLISISLFAQDRITGKNFATRSEVMARHGMVCSSQPLATQIGIDILKKGGSAVDAAIAANAALGLMEPTGSGMGGDLFAIVWDAKTKKLYGLNASGRSPKALTLAIFKEKGLKEIPPFGPLPVTVPGCVDGWFSLHDRFGKLPMKDILEPTIQYAEEGFPVTEIIGYYFGRSVEYFSKKFPNVKETYMPDGEPPYKGKVFRNPMLANTYREIAKGGRDAFYKGRIAHVIADFIQEQGGYLSYEDLAAHHSQWVDPVSVNYRGYDVWELPPNGQGIAALQMLQILKGYDIASMGFGSADHIHYFTEAKKLAFEDRAKYYADMDFAKVPVETLISEKYAAERRKLIRPDRAGKYSAGEISQGETVYLTAADDEGNMVSLIQSNYRGMGSGMVPPGLGFMLQDRGQLFNLEEGHANTYEPGKRPFHTIIPAFVTKDGKPFMSFGVMGGDFQPQGHVQILMNIIDFGMGLQEAGDAPRISHDGSTSPTGTPADGPGRISLESGFGYEAIRTLMQRGHRVGYENGIYGGYQAIMYDAKNGVYYGASESRKDGEAIGY, from the coding sequence ATGATGAAGAAATTTGCTTCTCTTGTATTGCTTTTCCTGATAAGTATTTCACTGTTTGCACAGGACCGGATAACCGGTAAGAATTTTGCTACTCGCTCTGAAGTGATGGCTCGTCACGGTATGGTATGTTCCAGTCAGCCATTGGCGACACAAATTGGAATTGATATCCTGAAAAAAGGAGGGTCGGCTGTTGATGCGGCTATCGCAGCTAATGCAGCTCTTGGATTAATGGAACCGACCGGTAGTGGAATGGGAGGCGATCTGTTCGCCATTGTCTGGGATGCCAAAACGAAAAAATTATACGGACTGAATGCCAGCGGCCGTTCGCCGAAAGCGTTAACCCTGGCGATTTTTAAAGAAAAAGGATTGAAAGAAATACCGCCGTTCGGGCCGCTTCCGGTAACGGTTCCCGGTTGCGTGGACGGGTGGTTTTCGTTGCACGACCGTTTTGGTAAACTTCCGATGAAAGACATTCTGGAGCCGACAATTCAATATGCGGAGGAAGGATTTCCGGTTACAGAAATAATTGGCTACTACTTTGGCCGTTCCGTAGAATATTTCAGCAAAAAATTTCCGAATGTAAAAGAGACCTACATGCCGGATGGAGAGCCGCCATATAAAGGGAAAGTGTTCCGCAATCCGATGCTGGCCAATACCTACCGCGAAATCGCCAAAGGTGGCCGCGATGCTTTCTATAAAGGCCGTATTGCGCATGTTATTGCCGATTTTATTCAGGAACAGGGTGGTTACCTTTCGTATGAAGATTTGGCTGCGCATCATTCGCAATGGGTAGACCCCGTTTCGGTGAATTATCGTGGATACGATGTTTGGGAGCTTCCGCCGAACGGACAGGGAATTGCTGCTTTACAGATGCTCCAGATATTGAAAGGTTACGATATCGCGTCGATGGGATTTGGCTCAGCCGACCACATTCATTATTTCACCGAAGCGAAGAAACTGGCTTTCGAGGACCGCGCTAAATACTATGCCGACATGGATTTTGCCAAAGTACCGGTGGAAACGCTGATTTCAGAAAAATATGCGGCAGAGCGCAGGAAACTTATTCGTCCCGATAGGGCCGGGAAATATTCAGCGGGTGAAATCAGTCAGGGAGAAACGGTTTACCTGACGGCCGCCGACGATGAAGGAAATATGGTTTCGTTGATTCAGTCGAATTACCGGGGAATGGGTTCCGGAATGGTGCCTCCGGGACTGGGATTTATGTTGCAGGATCGTGGCCAATTGTTCAACCTGGAAGAAGGACATGCCAATACTTATGAACCAGGTAAACGGCCCTTCCATACGATTATTCCCGCTTTCGTTACCAAAGACGGTAAGCCTTTCATGAGTTTCGGGGTGATGGGCGGTGATTTTCAGCCACAGGGACATGTACAGATTTTGATGAACATCATCGATTTTGGAATGGGACTGCAGGAAGCCGGTGATGCTCCACGCATCAGTCACGATGGCTCTACTTCGCCGACAGGTACACCAGCTGATGGTCCGGGACGAATTTCGCTGGAAAGCGGCTTTGGTTACGAAGCGATTCGCACTTTAATGCAACGTGGTCATCGTGTTGGATATGAGAACGGAATATATGGTGGTTACCAGGCAATTATGTACGATGCTAAAAACGGTGTTTATTACGGTGCGTCGGAATCGAGAAAGGACGGTGAGGCTATTGGTTATTAA
- a CDS encoding peptidylprolyl isomerase — translation MTIARDKMVSLTYELRVDGKEGEVFETAGKENPLTFLYGAGLMLPMFEERLAGLSDGAVFDVEIAAKDAYGEVNEEAIINLPKHIFEVNGEFDSELVKPGNTVPMMSTSGQRMNGIVLAVEEDTVRMDFNHPLAGEDLFFKGEVLEVRDATAEELAAVYNQGGCGCGSGGGCGSGSCSTDEHEHEHAHAGGGCGCGSGGGGCGC, via the coding sequence ATGACAATCGCTAGAGATAAAATGGTTTCCCTCACTTATGAACTCAGAGTAGACGGGAAGGAAGGAGAAGTATTTGAGACTGCGGGAAAAGAAAACCCATTGACATTTCTGTACGGAGCCGGATTAATGCTGCCGATGTTCGAAGAACGTCTGGCCGGTCTTTCTGATGGAGCTGTATTCGATGTGGAAATTGCCGCAAAAGATGCTTATGGAGAAGTGAACGAAGAGGCTATCATCAATCTGCCGAAGCACATTTTCGAAGTAAACGGTGAATTTGATAGCGAACTGGTGAAGCCGGGAAATACCGTTCCGATGATGTCTACTTCAGGACAGCGCATGAACGGAATTGTTTTGGCTGTTGAAGAAGATACGGTCCGTATGGATTTTAATCATCCGCTGGCCGGAGAAGATTTGTTCTTCAAAGGTGAAGTTCTGGAAGTACGCGATGCAACAGCTGAAGAACTGGCTGCTGTATACAACCAGGGCGGTTGTGGCTGCGGAAGCGGCGGCGGTTGTGGTAGCGGAAGTTGCAGCACCGATGAGCACGAACACGAGCATGCACATGCAGGCGGTGGTTGTGGTTGCGGAAGCGGCGGCGGAGGTTGCGGCTGCTAA
- the aroC gene encoding chorismate synthase, with amino-acid sequence MNTFGHIFRLTTFGESHGAAIGGVIDGCPSGLELDIEKVQKDLDRRKPGQSHITTQRKEGDKIEFLSGIFEGKTTGTPIGFIIRNKDQHSNDYNNLREVFRPSHADYTYIKKYGRRDHRGGGRSSARETIARVAAGSVAKQLLQNIGVNVQAYVSQVGEVEVPKSYLELDLGLTESNIVRCPDLETAEKMIARIEEAGRNHDTVGGVITCVATGAPAGLGEPVFNKLHADLGHAMLGINAVKGFEYGSGFAGTRLSGSEHNDVFVKDGDKIRTKTNHSGGVQGGISNGEDIYFRVAFKPIATLLKEQHTVDSSSKDVTINPKGRHDPCVLPRAVPIVEAMAALVLADHFLMNSISKL; translated from the coding sequence ATGAACACTTTTGGACATATTTTCAGATTAACCACGTTTGGAGAATCACACGGTGCAGCAATCGGCGGCGTTATCGACGGATGCCCGTCCGGCCTCGAATTGGATATAGAAAAGGTGCAGAAAGATTTGGACCGTCGCAAACCCGGACAATCGCATATTACCACACAACGAAAAGAAGGAGACAAGATTGAATTCCTTTCGGGAATATTTGAAGGAAAAACCACCGGAACACCTATCGGCTTTATTATTCGAAATAAGGATCAGCATTCAAATGATTACAATAATCTCAGGGAGGTATTTCGTCCGTCTCATGCCGATTATACCTACATCAAGAAATATGGACGCCGCGATCACCGTGGTGGTGGACGGTCCTCTGCTCGTGAAACCATTGCCCGTGTAGCTGCCGGATCGGTTGCCAAACAATTGCTGCAGAATATTGGTGTGAATGTCCAGGCGTATGTTTCGCAGGTAGGCGAAGTGGAAGTGCCCAAAAGTTACCTCGAACTCGATCTCGGTTTAACCGAATCAAATATTGTTCGTTGCCCTGATTTGGAAACAGCGGAAAAAATGATTGCCCGCATCGAAGAAGCCGGACGTAATCACGATACGGTTGGCGGCGTTATTACATGTGTAGCGACAGGAGCTCCTGCTGGATTGGGTGAGCCGGTTTTCAATAAATTGCATGCCGATTTGGGCCACGCCATGTTGGGTATCAATGCAGTAAAAGGCTTTGAGTATGGTTCCGGTTTTGCCGGAACACGTCTGTCCGGTTCGGAACACAACGATGTTTTCGTGAAAGATGGTGACAAAATCCGGACGAAAACGAACCACTCCGGCGGTGTACAGGGAGGAATATCCAACGGCGAAGATATCTACTTCCGGGTGGCGTTTAAACCCATTGCTACTTTGTTGAAAGAACAGCATACAGTCGATAGTTCTTCAAAAGATGTAACGATCAATCCCAAAGGCCGTCATGATCCCTGCGTATTGCCCCGGGCGGTTCCCATTGTGGAAGCGATGGCTGCCTTGGTTCTGGCGGATCATTTTCTGATGAACAGCATTTCAAAACTCTAA
- a CDS encoding HTH domain-containing protein, which yields MEISELILQTMNEAGRPLKSGEIAESAGVDKKMVDKALKKLKDEGNIVSPKRCYYEPKRP from the coding sequence ATGGAAATCAGCGAACTAATCCTGCAAACCATGAACGAAGCCGGTCGTCCACTCAAGAGTGGCGAAATAGCCGAAAGCGCCGGCGTTGATAAAAAGATGGTCGACAAAGCCCTGAAAAAGCTGAAAGATGAGGGGAACATCGTGTCGCCTAAGCGTTGTTACTATGAACCCAAACGCCCTTAA
- a CDS encoding YccF domain-containing protein: MRILGNIIWFVFGGVFIFFEYLWGGLILCLTIVGIPWGLQAFKLGIAHLAPFGKRVVPTGGSIPVISFLLNVIWIILAGFWIAVTHLLFGILFCVTIIGIPFGLQHFKLMRLGFYPFGYDLR, from the coding sequence ATGCGTATTTTAGGTAATATCATCTGGTTTGTATTCGGAGGCGTTTTCATCTTCTTCGAATACCTTTGGGGCGGGTTGATTCTTTGCCTCACCATTGTAGGAATTCCATGGGGATTACAGGCATTCAAGCTGGGAATTGCTCATTTGGCTCCTTTCGGGAAACGTGTGGTACCAACCGGCGGAAGTATCCCGGTCATTTCATTTTTATTGAATGTTATATGGATCATTTTGGCCGGGTTTTGGATCGCGGTTACTCATCTTCTGTTCGGCATTCTGTTTTGTGTCACTATCATCGGCATCCCATTCGGCCTGCAGCATTTTAAACTGATGCGACTGGGCTTTTATCCGTTTGGGTACGATTTGCGATAA
- a CDS encoding pyridoxal phosphate-dependent aminotransferase produces the protein MEARLLDQIKPFIVMEVLERANELQKQGIDVIHMEVGEPDFDVPECVKEACETGIRSGYTHYTHSLGDPELREAISRHYKKEYNVSVKPEQILVTSGTSPGILLALSVLLNAGDEVILSDPGYACYANFVTYAGGKPVTVPVDAANGFQYTPEGICEKLTDQTRAILINSPMNPTGNLLTPETMKAIAQYSPFIISDEIYHGLVYGEKAHSILEYTDKAFVLNGFSKLYAMTGLRLGYLIAPEKYMRHLQILQQNLFICANSVAQRAGIAALEKSGPDIEWMRYTYDKRRRYLIKSLRELGFTIPVEPTGAFYIFVDASHLSNDSYKLAFDILEKAHIGVTPGIDFGANGEGYLRFSYANSLENLEEGMNRLASYLKSFKGLD, from the coding sequence ATGGAAGCCCGTCTGTTAGACCAAATAAAGCCCTTTATCGTGATGGAGGTGCTGGAACGTGCCAACGAACTGCAAAAGCAAGGCATCGACGTCATTCACATGGAAGTAGGGGAGCCCGACTTCGACGTACCGGAATGTGTGAAAGAGGCATGCGAAACCGGAATTCGAAGTGGCTACACTCATTATACGCACAGCCTTGGTGATCCCGAATTGCGCGAAGCTATTAGCCGTCATTATAAGAAGGAGTATAATGTTTCGGTCAAGCCGGAACAAATCCTGGTGACATCGGGTACTTCTCCCGGAATTCTTCTGGCTCTGTCCGTGCTGCTGAATGCCGGAGACGAGGTAATACTTTCCGATCCCGGTTATGCCTGTTACGCTAATTTTGTGACCTATGCAGGTGGAAAACCGGTAACTGTGCCTGTTGATGCAGCGAATGGATTTCAGTATACTCCGGAAGGTATTTGTGAAAAACTCACCGATCAAACCCGGGCCATTCTCATTAATTCGCCAATGAATCCTACCGGGAATCTACTGACTCCGGAAACGATGAAGGCCATTGCTCAATATTCTCCGTTCATTATCTCTGATGAAATATATCACGGTCTGGTGTATGGCGAGAAAGCACATTCCATCCTGGAATATACGGATAAAGCGTTTGTGCTGAATGGTTTTTCCAAGTTGTATGCCATGACCGGCCTTCGTTTGGGCTATCTGATTGCGCCGGAAAAATACATGCGTCATCTACAAATATTACAACAAAACCTTTTTATTTGCGCCAATTCGGTCGCTCAACGGGCGGGAATAGCAGCTTTGGAGAAAAGCGGACCGGATATTGAGTGGATGCGATATACCTACGACAAACGGCGCAGGTATCTCATCAAGAGCTTGCGCGAACTGGGATTTACCATTCCGGTAGAACCGACGGGAGCCTTTTACATCTTTGTAGACGCCAGCCATCTTTCAAACGATTCTTATAAACTGGCTTTCGATATACTGGAGAAGGCACACATCGGTGTGACTCCGGGTATTGATTTTGGCGCGAACGGCGAAGGTTATCTCCGGTTTTCCTACGCTAATTCTCTGGAAAACCTCGAAGAGGGGATGAACCGACTTGCCAGTTATCTGAAGAGCTTCAAAGGTCTGGATTAG
- a CDS encoding glycoside hydrolase family 97 protein, with protein sequence MKLSKILLSLILLCSFSLLQAADIQSLRSPDGRITVTFRQTDKLYYAVNYNDQNILWYSPLSLTVNNQKLGFQDEVISQLTRSNSSVIKPYWWFRSEIPDEYNELELVFGGKYSVIFRAYNDGIAYRWKTDFRGNVKVQGEEVEYRFPKNFQLISHQVGDFQTSYEKNYTKAPIQSLKEKDFTSVPIVVDEENLKVAVTEADLYDYPGIYLTHYDNNNGRPYLNGIFPAYPEKVEKADHGSFNLKVLERADYLAQTSGTREFPWRVLIVAPEDKDLAANDIVYRLARRAQFDASWVKPGKVSWEWWNDWNLEGVTFRAGINMDTYRYYIDFAARHHIEYVLMDEGWSDQFDILLPKPGIDVPELVKYGRKRGVKILLWTVWHTIDRQMNEALALFEKWGVAGVKVDFIDRDDQIAINFYERLAAEAAKHHLLVDYHGCSKPTGLERTYPNMLNFESVRGNEYNKFTTPDTPEHNVDITYIRMLAGPMDYTPGAMRNAAKGQFFTSYSMPMSYGTRCQQLGMYICYFAPLQMLCDAPTEYEKYADILKFLSEVPVTWDETIPLDGKLGEFVVLARKKGNTWYIGALNNWTERTIRIDLSFISEGQHQAQMFVDGMNADRRGDDYMVISQRVNNSTPLEITLKPGGGAAIRID encoded by the coding sequence ATGAAGTTGAGTAAGATTCTGCTTTCCTTAATATTGTTGTGCAGTTTTTCGTTGTTGCAGGCTGCCGATATACAATCACTCCGTTCGCCCGACGGGAGGATTACCGTTACTTTCCGGCAAACCGATAAACTTTATTACGCGGTTAATTATAACGACCAGAATATTCTTTGGTACTCGCCGCTCAGTTTGACAGTCAACAATCAGAAACTCGGTTTTCAGGACGAAGTTATTAGTCAATTGACTCGTTCCAATAGCTCTGTCATCAAGCCTTATTGGTGGTTTCGGAGCGAAATTCCGGATGAATACAACGAGTTGGAATTGGTATTCGGGGGGAAATACTCCGTTATATTTAGAGCCTATAACGATGGGATAGCTTATCGATGGAAAACTGATTTCAGAGGAAATGTCAAAGTTCAGGGCGAAGAAGTGGAATACCGGTTTCCCAAAAACTTCCAGCTGATTTCGCACCAGGTTGGCGATTTCCAGACTTCCTACGAAAAGAATTATACCAAAGCGCCTATCCAGTCATTGAAAGAGAAAGACTTTACATCTGTTCCGATAGTTGTTGATGAAGAGAATTTGAAGGTTGCCGTTACCGAAGCCGATTTATACGATTATCCCGGTATCTACCTGACGCATTATGACAACAACAATGGTCGTCCGTATCTCAACGGCATTTTCCCGGCTTACCCGGAAAAAGTAGAAAAAGCCGATCACGGAAGCTTCAATCTTAAGGTGTTGGAACGAGCCGATTACCTGGCCCAAACATCGGGTACACGGGAATTTCCCTGGCGAGTGTTAATTGTTGCTCCGGAAGACAAGGATTTGGCAGCAAACGATATCGTGTACCGGCTCGCCCGGAGAGCACAATTTGATGCGTCGTGGGTGAAGCCTGGAAAAGTGTCTTGGGAGTGGTGGAATGACTGGAACCTGGAAGGGGTCACTTTCAGGGCCGGTATCAATATGGATACGTACAGGTATTACATCGATTTTGCAGCGCGCCATCACATCGAATATGTGCTGATGGACGAAGGCTGGTCCGATCAGTTTGATATTTTACTGCCTAAACCGGGAATCGATGTGCCGGAATTGGTGAAGTATGGCCGTAAAAGAGGTGTCAAGATACTGCTCTGGACGGTATGGCATACCATCGACCGGCAAATGAATGAAGCGCTTGCATTGTTCGAAAAATGGGGCGTGGCCGGTGTAAAGGTCGACTTTATCGACCGCGATGACCAGATCGCCATCAATTTTTATGAACGTCTGGCCGCCGAGGCCGCCAAACACCATTTACTGGTTGACTATCATGGTTGTTCGAAACCTACTGGTTTGGAAAGAACCTATCCGAATATGTTGAATTTTGAATCGGTCAGGGGCAATGAGTACAACAAGTTTACCACACCCGATACGCCGGAGCACAACGTTGATATTACCTATATCAGAATGCTGGCCGGCCCAATGGATTATACCCCGGGTGCCATGCGGAACGCTGCCAAGGGACAGTTCTTTACCTCGTACAGTATGCCAATGAGCTACGGAACGCGTTGTCAGCAGTTGGGTATGTACATTTGCTATTTTGCTCCTTTACAAATGCTTTGCGATGCTCCGACCGAGTATGAGAAATATGCTGACATTCTGAAGTTTCTGTCGGAAGTGCCGGTTACCTGGGACGAAACGATTCCGCTTGACGGCAAGCTGGGAGAATTCGTTGTACTGGCCAGGAAAAAGGGAAACACGTGGTACATCGGTGCATTGAATAATTGGACGGAACGTACCATCAGGATTGATTTATCTTTTATCAGCGAAGGCCAGCATCAGGCACAGATGTTCGTTGACGGAATGAATGCAGACCGGCGCGGAGATGATTATATGGTTATTTCGCAACGTGTGAATAACAGTACACCACTTGAAATAACATTAAAACCGGGCGGCGGTGCAGCCATCCGGATTGACTAG
- a CDS encoding competence/damage-inducible protein A, producing the protein MKADLITIGDEILIGQIIDTNSAWMARKLNDEGIAVRQITSISDDHDHMLETLSDASGNVDLVLITGGLGPTKDDRTKDAICQFFDTHLVSDGNVLKHIEALLAPRGVQMNGLNRDQALVPENAVVLHNRMGTAPGLWMEKDGCVFVFMPGVPFEMKTLVSEQVLPRIRTRFKTTPIIHRTVLSQGLPESMLAERIADWEDNLPSFIKLAYLPNPMHIRLRLSASGEDRDMMNKVLDEKVEELLEIIPEHIFGFENETLTGNIGKLLKQRNQTVGTAESCTGGNIAHFFTSDAGSSDYFRGSVVAYSNGVKEKVLGVPENMLIEHGAVSAEVVEAMAVGARKVLGVDYVVATSGVAGPTGGTPEKPVGLVWIAVAGPDGVISKKYNFGNDRGRNIVRSSQSALNLLRNTLLK; encoded by the coding sequence ATGAAAGCAGATTTAATTACCATTGGCGATGAGATTCTCATCGGACAGATTATCGATACCAATTCGGCCTGGATGGCCAGAAAACTTAACGACGAAGGAATTGCTGTCCGGCAGATTACCAGCATATCAGACGACCACGATCACATGCTGGAAACACTTTCCGATGCATCGGGAAATGTTGATTTAGTGCTCATTACCGGCGGTTTAGGACCAACAAAAGATGACAGGACCAAAGACGCTATTTGCCAGTTCTTTGACACTCATTTGGTTTCTGATGGAAATGTGCTCAAACACATCGAAGCATTGCTCGCGCCACGCGGAGTACAAATGAATGGCCTGAACCGCGATCAGGCTTTAGTGCCGGAAAATGCAGTTGTGCTACACAACCGGATGGGAACGGCTCCCGGACTCTGGATGGAAAAAGACGGATGTGTTTTTGTCTTTATGCCCGGAGTTCCTTTCGAAATGAAGACATTGGTCAGCGAGCAGGTTTTGCCGCGAATTCGTACCCGGTTTAAAACCACGCCTATTATTCACCGAACGGTGCTTTCTCAAGGCCTGCCGGAATCCATGTTAGCTGAACGTATTGCTGATTGGGAAGACAATCTGCCTTCGTTCATCAAGCTGGCTTATTTGCCTAATCCGATGCACATCCGGCTGCGACTGAGCGCTTCCGGCGAAGACCGGGATATGATGAACAAGGTGCTCGATGAAAAAGTGGAAGAGCTGCTGGAAATTATTCCTGAACACATCTTCGGTTTCGAGAATGAAACTCTTACCGGGAATATCGGCAAGTTGTTGAAGCAACGCAACCAGACCGTAGGAACAGCGGAAAGCTGCACAGGTGGAAACATTGCCCACTTTTTTACGTCTGATGCAGGAAGCTCAGATTATTTCCGCGGAAGCGTAGTAGCTTACTCAAATGGGGTAAAAGAAAAAGTGCTCGGTGTCCCGGAGAACATGCTTATCGAGCATGGTGCCGTTAGCGCCGAGGTCGTGGAAGCGATGGCTGTAGGAGCCCGCAAAGTGTTGGGCGTTGACTATGTCGTGGCTACCTCCGGCGTAGCAGGGCCAACAGGAGGTACGCCGGAAAAACCGGTTGGCCTGGTTTGGATAGCGGTTGCCGGTCCTGATGGAGTTATTTCAAAAAAATATAACTTTGGTAATGACCGGGGACGAAACATCGTTCGTTCGTCACAATCGGCCCTGAACCTGTTGCGTAATACTTTGTTGAAGTAA